The stretch of DNA GGGTATTTTCTCAATTGAAACTTCAAAAGAAGAGCTGATATTTAGGCTTATTTGTTCCGAAGCCTGGGTAAATTCGCACGAAGTCCGCAGGGGTATTTTACCGAAAAAATCCTGGGCAGTTATTACATCTGCAGCAGAGAAGGTTTATAATGCGCCTATTTATATCGACGATACCACAAGCATTTCTCCCCTGGAAATCCGTACCCGCGCCAGAAGGCTTGCCACTGAACTTGCGACAGAAAATAAAAAATTATCTTTAATAGTAATAGATTATATCCAAATGATGCGCGGTTCAGGCAGGACCGATTCCAGGCAGCAGGAAATATCCGAAATTTCACGTTCATTAAAAGGTTTGGCAAGAGAGCTGAACGTCCCTGTTATTGCGCTTTCCCAGTTATCAAGAAAACCGGAAGAGAGAGGCAGGGAAGGCGTGCCGCAGCTTTCCGATTTGAGGGAATCCGGCGCGCTTGAACAGGATGCGGATGTAGTCATGTTCATATATAGAAAGGAGGTTTATAGCAAATCTCCTGATGATGAAGGCAAAGCAAATATAATGATAGCGAAACAGCGTAACGGCCCTACGGGTGAAGTAGAAATGAGATTTTTTAAGGAATATACGAGATTCGAAAGACTTGATAAATCTTCTTAAAAATATGAAATTTTCCAGGCCCAATTGGGTAGAAATTGACATTAACAAAATAAAAGGAAACGTAAAAGAGATATCAAAATTAATTGGCAGTAAAACAAAAATTATCGCTATCATAAAAGATAATGGGTACGGCCACGGAGCTGCGGAGATAGCAAAATCTTTATTAAAAGACAATTCTGTATGGGGTTTTGGAGTTGCTTCTAATGAAGAAGGAATCACACTGAGGGAAAATGGTATTACCAAACCGATTTTACTGCTCGGAGAATTTTATCCCCGTAATTATTTAAAAGAATCGATACAGTTTAACCTCACGCCAACAATAGTCAGTTTTGAAAGCCTTGAATTCCTGTCAAATTCTTCATTAAAAGCTTCACCGGCAAAGCCGGTGAAATTTCATTTAAAGATAGACACCGGCATGGGCAGGATCGGTATTTTACCGTCAGATGTTTCCCGTTTTATAGATAAACTGAAAGAATACAAGAATTTGAAAATGGAAGGCGTGTTCACGCACTTCGCCAGCGCAGACTGCAATGTTGATTATACCCTGGAGCAGATAAATGAATTTAAAAGGGCAATAAAATCGGTTAATGATGCAGGTATAAAAAATGTTCTTTTTCATGCCGCAAATTCGGCTGCGCTGATAAAATATCCTTCTTCTCATTTTTCTCTTGTAAGGCCCGGAATTGCATTATATGGTTTAATGCCTTTTAAAGGGGTTGAAAAATTTATAAAGCTGCAGCCCGCGTTATCCTGGAAAACTAAAATTGTTTTTATAAAAAAAGTCCCTATAGGAAAGTCAATAAGTTACGGCTGTACTTTTACCGCCAGGCGTAATTCTCTCATAGCAACCTTTCCGGCAGGTTATGGCGACGGCTATAACAGAAAATTATCGAATTGCGGCAGTGTTATAATAAATAATCACAAAGCCCCGGTTGTCGGAAGGGTTACAATGGATCTCACGATGGCAGATGTAACAGATGTGCCAGGTGCCCAGGCAGGAGACGAAGTAATATTAATAGGTTCATCAGAGAATGGATTGAAAATAACCGCTGATAATATAGCTGAAAAATGCGGAACTATAGACTATGAAATAGTATGCAACATCAATCAGCGCGTGCCGAGAATTTATGTTAAATAAAATTGAAGGAAAATTTATAGCTATTTTAGACGGGTTGGCAAAAAGTTTCGTTCTTATTTACAAGATAGTTTATTCATGTTTCCTTAAACCTTTTGAAGCCAAGCTGGTAATTTATCAGATGGTCAGCATAGGGTTCAGGTCTTTGCCAGTAGCAATGCTTACAGCTTTTTCTGTCGGCATGGTACTGGCCCTTCAGGCAGGGTATTCCGGCATGTATGTTTTCAACGAACCTTTATATGTCGGTACGATAGTGTGTTTTTCTATCATAAAAGAATTGGGCCCTGTATTAACCGCTACCGTTATTACCGGAAGAGTCGGCGCGGCAATTACGGCGGAGCTTGGAACCATGAAGGTTACCGAGCAGATAGATGCTCTCTATACGCTCGGTACAAATCCTGTAAAATACCTGGCAGTTCCCAGGTTTCTTGCCTGCATTACAATGATTCCGATACTTACCGCAATATCAAATATTTTCAGCATATTAGGAGGATATGTTGTTGCTAGGTATAAACTGGACATTTCCTCGACAGTTTATTGGTCTGACACGCTGGATTATGTTAAATTGGATGATTTTTTCCATGGATTCATTAAATCAATATTTTTTGCCGGAATCATTGCATTCGTTTCAATTTATAAGGGATTCGGAACAAAAGGCGGGGCTGAAGGAGTGGGAAGAGCAACAACACAGGCGGTTGTCACTACGCTGGTTTTGATTATTGTTATTGATTATTTCCTTTCCGCGCTGCTTGTTGCTTTAAAAATAGGTTAAAGCATGATAAAAATTGTTGATGTTCACAAGCATTTTAATAGTAATTATGTTTTGCGCGGCGTAAATCTTGAAGTCCACGCCGGCGAAACATTGACCATAATCGGCGGATCCGGTTCCGGA from Elusimicrobiota bacterium encodes:
- the alr gene encoding alanine racemase — translated: MINLLKNMKFSRPNWVEIDINKIKGNVKEISKLIGSKTKIIAIIKDNGYGHGAAEIAKSLLKDNSVWGFGVASNEEGITLRENGITKPILLLGEFYPRNYLKESIQFNLTPTIVSFESLEFLSNSSLKASPAKPVKFHLKIDTGMGRIGILPSDVSRFIDKLKEYKNLKMEGVFTHFASADCNVDYTLEQINEFKRAIKSVNDAGIKNVLFHAANSAALIKYPSSHFSLVRPGIALYGLMPFKGVEKFIKLQPALSWKTKIVFIKKVPIGKSISYGCTFTARRNSLIATFPAGYGDGYNRKLSNCGSVIINNHKAPVVGRVTMDLTMADVTDVPGAQAGDEVILIGSSENGLKITADNIAEKCGTIDYEIVCNINQRVPRIYVK
- a CDS encoding ABC transporter permease — translated: MLNKIEGKFIAILDGLAKSFVLIYKIVYSCFLKPFEAKLVIYQMVSIGFRSLPVAMLTAFSVGMVLALQAGYSGMYVFNEPLYVGTIVCFSIIKELGPVLTATVITGRVGAAITAELGTMKVTEQIDALYTLGTNPVKYLAVPRFLACITMIPILTAISNIFSILGGYVVARYKLDISSTVYWSDTLDYVKLDDFFHGFIKSIFFAGIIAFVSIYKGFGTKGGAEGVGRATTQAVVTTLVLIIVIDYFLSALLVALKIG